CAGATACCGTGAATGGAAGCAGGGTCATTCTCACTACTCGTGACATTAATATAGCATCTGAAGTGGATCCATGGAGTTGTCCGCTGGAACTGAGTCCGTTAACTAATGAGCAGAGTTGGGAATTGTTCTTGAAGAAGGTGCGCAGACAAGAAAATAGCTCAGACTTGAACAGCTTCAAGGATGAAATTTTGAGAATATGTCATGGTTTGCCTCCATCAATCGTGCTGCTGGGAGGATTGTTGATAACCTTGGAATCAAGTGAGTGGTCAAAAGTAACAAGAAGTGATCCAGCTCACTTTGGTGAAGATCTATCACCTCTCTTACATATTGTAGGTTTGAGCTATCATAGACTACCGTCTGTGTTAAAACCCTGTTTCCTTTATTTAGCTCTCTTTCCTAAAGGGTATGAAATCCCAACACGGAGGTTGTTGCTGCTGTGGCTTGCAGAGGGATTTGTTCAAATGTCACCTAAGGCAGGCAATGTCCCCGAAGATGTGGCCAAGAAATATTTAGAAGAACTCATCCGTAGAAACGTGATTGAAATAGCAAGATGGAAGTCAGATGGAAGCCCCAAAACGTGTCGTTTGCCATTTTTTCTCTATGACGTCTTCTTGCCAAAAGCTGAGGAGATAGGATTCGTTCACATCCACCATTGCGGGTCAGATTGTACATATGCAGATTCATCCGAGTCCTCTATTTGGAGGTTTGCAGATCAATTTGGCGTCAAGTCTATTTCGAAATCTCATATTCAACATTTGTGTTCGTATGTTTCTTTCGAAGGCCAGAAACGAGATATATCCAACAGAGAAATTGGTATGGTTCTTAACAGAATAATCAGTAAGGGAGGGTTTATTCTGCTGAAGGTGCTTGATCTAGAGGGTGTCTACAAACCTTTGCTGCCTGAGAATCTTGGCAAGCTGCAGAACCTAAGGTACTTAGGCTTACGATGGACTTGTTTACACTCATGTCCAGTGTCTATCGGGGATCTACCCTGCTTGGAGACTTTAGATATGAAGTATACTAATATAACCACTTTGCCGAGTTCCATTTGGATGGCAAAGAACCTTCGGCATCTCTATATGAACGGGGTGTCGATTAAGAACCCATCAAAAGGGTCTTCCACCAGCCTTCAAACCTTAATGGGGCTTCATATTGGTTCTAACGAGTCCACAATACATTTCTTGGACAGGTTCACAAGCCTTAGGAAATTGGGACTGACATTCCAATCAAAGTCAATGAAGTGCATCTCAGTGATCTCACGACTTGGCAACCTTCAAAGCTTAAGGTTGAGATCAAGAGATCCATTTGGTCAACCTTCGGACCTTGAATTGAAACCTCTAAAGGAACATTCAACTCTCTCAAACTTATATTTGTTGGGAGTGATAAAGGATGACATACATCTACTTCCTCAAAAGCTAGAAATCCTTACATTGTCTTTGTCGGGACTCAAAGAAGATCCAATGTCAGTGCTAGGGAAGCTTCCTCGGTTAAACACCCTAAGGCTTTTTGCTGGCTCTTATGTTGGGTCCAAAATGACTTGTCCTGCTCTTCAGCACTTTCCTGTACTTCGTGTCTTGAAATTGTGGAGTCTAGAGGAACTAAAGGAGTGTACAGTGGAACAAGGTGCCATGCCCCAACTTGTAGAATTAGAAATTAGAGGTTGCAAAAAACTGGAAAAGACCGACGGATTAGAGCATCTGCCTGCCCTGAAGGAATTGATTTTAACAAACATGACGGAGGATTTTGTGGCAGATGTTAGAAGAAGGTTGGGCAGAGACAAATTAATCAGTAGGACTCTTTCTACCTCGCATGTAAGTTTTCTTCTGTATCAATATTCTGCAACTGCTATAATTCCATCTTCAACAATACGTTTATTTGCCATTTgccatttcttttctcttttgggaTCATTTCTATTTAAAACGTGAAAGACCAGGCGCGGGATCAAAATCATTTGATATTTGCTTCTATCATTTCtttctgtcaaaaaaaaaaaaaaatctttggaaTAATATTGAAGATACTTAGCGGCTTCTAAGTAAATTGACGTTTTTAATGTAGAATTAGAGCTTGTGGAGGCGGGATTTCTGGGCCGGAATAAAGTCTTTGGAGTGCTTGACTGACAGGAGTTATTCTGCTGCAA
This genomic stretch from Quercus lobata isolate SW786 chromosome 3, ValleyOak3.0 Primary Assembly, whole genome shotgun sequence harbors:
- the LOC115980579 gene encoding disease resistance protein RPP13-like yields the protein MAAEVPTIILLDKMQKMLLVLAEERFIFPGLRSRVGIAVNELKQILSFLELEIPSGTKLKAPFLPTVHCADYITESFLLTTLQRRRKGVTKFIKTPLMAFPPWTQLLFSLEMKKVVKSFRAISCEFTKTLDLANKTQDLSIQVSALEKKLIHLEPDVLVGREDLEKELVARLIHDNEQRLRVISLVSKEPLGKTALARKVYDRLDIRQHFQCRVWLRVPRDLEDHDRLLIIIKQILPRDLKNVELMDDTQLTYMLYNILMELKFLIVLDDVCSVDDWTMLVRSFPDTVNGSRVILTTRDINIASEVDPWSCPLELSPLTNEQSWELFLKKVRRQENSSDLNSFKDEILRICHGLPPSIVLLGGLLITLESSEWSKVTRSDPAHFGEDLSPLLHIVGLSYHRLPSVLKPCFLYLALFPKGYEIPTRRLLLLWLAEGFVQMSPKAGNVPEDVAKKYLEELIRRNVIEIARWKSDGSPKTCRLPFFLYDVFLPKAEEIGFVHIHHCGSDCTYADSSESSIWRFADQFGVKSISKSHIQHLCSYVSFEGQKRDISNREIGMVLNRIISKGGFILLKVLDLEGVYKPLLPENLGKLQNLSVYRGSTLLGDFRYEVY
- the LOC115979576 gene encoding putative disease resistance protein At1g50180, giving the protein MSVLGKLPRLNTLRLFAGSYVGSKMTCPALQHFPVLRVLKLWSLEELKECTVEQGAMPQLVELEIRGCKKLEKTDGLEHLPALKELILTNMTEDFVADVRRRLGRDKLISRTLSTSHN